The genomic window CCTCGGCGCCGGTCAGGCCGAGTGGTGTCACGTCGGCCAGGAGGTAGTGGATGTCCGTGCCGCCCGAGACGATGCGCAGGCCCTCGTCGGCCAGCGCGTCGGACAGCGCTGCGGCGTTGGCGACGACGGCGTGCACGTAGTCGACGTAGTCGGGCTGCTGCGCCTCGCGGAACGCCACCGCCTTCCCAGCGATCGCATGCATCTGCGGACCGCCCTGGAGCAGCGGGAAGACCGCCTTGTCGACGGCCTTCGCGTGGGCTTCGGTCGTCAGGATCGTGCCCCCGCGCGGACCCCTCATCGTCTTGTGCGTCGTGAAGGTGACGGCGTGGGCGTACCGGACCGGTGACGGATGCGCACCACCGGCGATCAGGCCGGCGATGTGGGCGGCATCGACGAGCAGGCGCGCATCGACCTCGTCGGCGATCTCCCGGAACTCCGCGAAGTCGACGTGGCGCGGGTACGCGGTGTAGCCGGCGACGATGACCTTGGGACGGTGCTCGCGAGCCAGGTCGCGCACGTCGTCCATGTCGATCAACTCGTCGTCCTTGCGCACCCCGTATCCGGCGATGTCGAACCACTTGCCGCTGAAGTTGACCGGCGACCCGTGGGTCAGGTGGCCGCCGTGCGCCAGGGACATGGCGAGCACGGGATCGCCCTGGGCGACGCCGAGCGCGTAGTAGGCCGCCATGTTGGCCTGGGCACCCGAGTGGGGCTGCACGTTGGCGTGCTCGGCGCCGAAGATGTCCTTCGCGCGCTGGATGGCCAGCCGCTCCGCCACGTCGACGAACTCGCACCCTCCGTAGTAGCGGCGACCCGGGTAGCCCTCGGCGTACTTGTCTGTCATCACGCTGCCCTGCGCGGCCAGCACAGACGGCGACGTGAAGT from Euzebyales bacterium includes these protein-coding regions:
- the glyA gene encoding serine hydroxymethyltransferase, whose amino-acid sequence is MTDADARRHWGPDYDVLRRTDPEIAAAISDEITRKQESLQLIASENFTSPSVLAAQGSVMTDKYAEGYPGRRYYGGCEFVDVAERLAIQRAKDIFGAEHANVQPHSGAQANMAAYYALGVAQGDPVLAMSLAHGGHLTHGSPVNFSGKWFDIAGYGVRKDDELIDMDDVRDLAREHRPKVIVAGYTAYPRHVDFAEFREIADEVDARLLVDAAHIAGLIAGGAHPSPVRYAHAVTFTTHKTMRGPRGGTILTTEAHAKAVDKAVFPLLQGGPQMHAIAGKAVAFREAQQPDYVDYVHAVVANAAALSDALADEGLRIVSGGTDIHYLLADVTPLGLTGAEAEERCEAAGIALNKNAIPYDQHPPMVASGIRVGTPSVTTQGMDTDDMRTVGSLIARALRGDDASTIREQVRELAVAHPIYGLRAGDV